From the Thermococcus sp. 18S1 genome, one window contains:
- a CDS encoding DUF126 domain-containing protein, with amino-acid sequence MKLKGRKIVGGKAEGELIVSRKALSFLGGVNPETGIVTDAESDIRGQSIAGKILAFPRGKGSTVGSYVIYALKKNGKAPKAIIVGEAETIVATGAIIAGIPMVDGIDVSRLRSGERVKVDADSGEVEVPEPGE; translated from the coding sequence ATGAAGCTCAAGGGAAGGAAGATAGTCGGGGGAAAGGCAGAAGGTGAGCTTATAGTTTCCAGGAAAGCTCTCTCGTTCCTCGGCGGCGTTAACCCCGAAACGGGCATTGTCACCGATGCAGAGAGCGACATAAGGGGACAGAGCATAGCAGGGAAGATACTCGCGTTTCCTCGCGGGAAGGGCTCAACGGTCGGTTCTTACGTCATCTACGCCCTGAAAAAGAATGGAAAGGCGCCAAAGGCAATAATCGTTGGCGAAGCGGAGACCATAGTCGCGACGGGTGCAATAATAGCGGGCATCCCCATGGTCGATGGCATCGACGTTTCGAGGCTGAGGAGCGGGGAGCGCGTTAAGGTCGATGCGGACTCAGGGGAGGTGGAGGTTCCCGAACCCGGGGAGTAG
- a CDS encoding glycosyltransferase family 39 protein — MKREALERLSPGLILLIYALTRVTLLFQMNEYVDYDEGTYLLMARLINSGYLPYRDTFAVHPPLYYYLLAGWLRVFGDSYVSGRLLSVFLGGLAVVLAYRTGKLLGGTRLAVLYSTIVLVDPTVFRINQLVLHDTLIELFVIASLYYFVRYTKNKSPRDMYVSLFLAGLGSTAKFTILPFVVALYITFAVLNLDDASRGHFRSAVSLVLSWRQGLVIVAVYSFTMAFFVSIRMAWPSSITKDILVVLGIHPVVLVGHKYVGVFIFLVWAILVVYLFRIEYFEKLVHVFRSAISQPRLLIYMALAVLIPKVIVEGALGYLISRDYFYQTYLMQGGRYGSFMGLYELINSVLSAIGSDHQETAYVFVPAFLLIFALVLFQFRGFSNEKPLPLGLAVLFIMNVVMYLLVFPVRPIIRFILPLLLTFYLLAGERLTGYRVSWGEWAIFGVVSAVSLLMVTGGLALNVPDGKLSLAWAVHSSDLRSDALSYLETTSPCGSMYSVNPMNIYYFGAKTDPWLVDSFGILYVNGTPVEEFFGEVRASSDCIVMSTWAEGAIRSGGHLGEVYSKFKALTITNGEPLFSESYSIGDVLSIFSLHTPPGNLTIISEKGRVALFDNNGSIVMSIYGIMNNVSFSSRALVTQTVSGVFSVYMYSENFRNYLELTIGRFPNGLSLSSANMTAELALSYEGIATDTSGKLLDLGEDYREIVIYSGGHRFRILAEGMHQNEDGTIILTLNTTVEILLED, encoded by the coding sequence ATGAAGAGGGAGGCTCTTGAAAGATTGAGTCCTGGGCTCATCCTGCTGATATATGCCCTTACGCGGGTTACTCTCCTGTTCCAGATGAACGAGTACGTGGACTACGATGAAGGGACATACCTGCTGATGGCGAGGCTCATCAACAGCGGTTATTTACCCTACAGGGACACCTTTGCTGTTCACCCTCCGCTTTATTACTACTTGCTCGCCGGCTGGTTGAGGGTGTTTGGGGACAGCTACGTGTCCGGCAGGCTTTTGTCCGTGTTTCTGGGAGGACTGGCGGTTGTGCTGGCGTATCGCACGGGTAAACTCCTCGGAGGAACCAGGCTTGCCGTTCTGTACTCCACCATTGTGCTCGTGGATCCAACTGTATTCAGGATAAACCAGCTGGTTCTCCACGATACCCTGATTGAGCTGTTCGTAATTGCGTCTCTGTACTATTTTGTCAGGTACACAAAGAATAAATCCCCGCGGGATATGTACGTCTCCCTGTTCCTCGCGGGACTGGGCAGTACGGCCAAGTTCACAATACTGCCTTTCGTCGTGGCCCTGTACATTACCTTCGCCGTTCTGAACCTGGACGATGCCTCCAGAGGGCACTTCCGGTCGGCGGTAAGTCTCGTTCTATCGTGGCGGCAGGGGCTGGTGATCGTTGCGGTTTACAGTTTCACAATGGCCTTTTTCGTGTCCATTAGAATGGCCTGGCCATCATCGATAACCAAGGACATACTAGTTGTCCTGGGAATTCACCCGGTTGTCCTGGTGGGCCACAAGTACGTGGGCGTGTTCATCTTCCTCGTGTGGGCAATCTTGGTGGTGTATCTTTTCAGGATTGAGTACTTTGAGAAGCTCGTACACGTCTTTCGTTCGGCAATCTCCCAGCCGCGCCTGCTGATTTACATGGCCCTCGCAGTTCTGATTCCAAAAGTGATTGTTGAGGGTGCCCTGGGCTATCTAATCTCAAGGGATTATTTCTACCAAACCTACCTCATGCAGGGGGGAAGATACGGGTCGTTCATGGGGCTATACGAGCTAATTAACAGCGTGTTGTCTGCCATTGGAAGCGACCATCAGGAAACGGCGTACGTCTTTGTCCCTGCTTTCCTGTTGATCTTTGCCCTCGTACTCTTCCAGTTCAGGGGGTTCTCGAATGAAAAGCCCCTACCCCTTGGTCTTGCGGTTTTATTCATTATGAACGTGGTCATGTACCTCCTTGTGTTCCCTGTCAGGCCGATTATCCGGTTTATCCTGCCCCTGCTTCTCACCTTCTACCTGCTCGCTGGAGAGCGTTTGACTGGATACCGGGTTTCTTGGGGGGAGTGGGCGATCTTTGGCGTGGTTTCAGCCGTGTCGCTCCTGATGGTAACCGGCGGTCTGGCTCTGAACGTCCCAGACGGAAAATTGAGCCTAGCGTGGGCCGTTCACTCATCTGACCTCAGGTCCGATGCGCTCTCCTACCTGGAAACCACTTCCCCCTGCGGCTCCATGTACTCGGTCAATCCGATGAACATCTACTACTTCGGCGCTAAGACCGACCCTTGGCTGGTGGACTCCTTCGGTATCCTATACGTTAATGGAACTCCCGTTGAGGAATTCTTCGGGGAAGTGCGGGCTTCCTCCGACTGCATTGTCATGAGCACGTGGGCTGAAGGGGCTATACGCTCTGGAGGACATCTTGGGGAGGTTTACAGCAAGTTCAAAGCCCTGACCATAACGAATGGCGAACCCCTGTTCTCGGAGTCGTATTCAATCGGGGACGTTCTGTCGATATTCAGCCTGCATACCCCTCCCGGAAACCTCACAATAATCTCGGAGAAGGGACGGGTGGCCCTCTTCGATAACAATGGGAGCATTGTGATGAGTATCTACGGGATTATGAATAACGTTTCATTTTCCAGCAGAGCGCTGGTAACACAAACTGTCTCCGGGGTCTTCTCGGTTTACATGTATTCTGAAAACTTCAGGAATTATCTTGAACTCACTATTGGACGTTTTCCAAATGGGCTGTCATTGTCTTCTGCAAATATGACGGCAGAGCTGGCGCTTAGCTATGAGGGGATAGCCACCGACACGAGCGGAAAACTACTGGATCTCGGGGAGGATTACAGAGAAATCGTCATTTACTCTGGGGGACATAGGTTCAGAATACTTGCAGAAGGAATGCATCAGAACGAGGACGGTACGATCATATTAACTCTCAATACCACCGTGGAGATACTTTTAGAGGATTAA
- a CDS encoding 30S ribosomal protein S3ae, which produces MAKVNPRKKAAATKDKWKSKEWYIVYAPDFFGSKEIGLTPADEPEKVIGRVIETTLKDLTGDFTKGQVKLYFQVYDVKGQNAYTKFKGHTLSRSYIRSLVRRRTTRVDGIYNVTTKDGYKLRVMGMVIAYRRIQTSQERAIREIIRDIIYKKAEELNYKDFVLEAVSGKMAAEMAKEARKIYPIKRAEIRKIKVLAEPEA; this is translated from the coding sequence ATGGCAAAAGTTAACCCAAGGAAGAAGGCTGCCGCTACCAAGGATAAGTGGAAGAGCAAGGAGTGGTATATAGTTTACGCTCCGGACTTCTTCGGGAGCAAGGAGATAGGCCTTACCCCGGCCGACGAGCCGGAGAAGGTCATAGGAAGGGTCATCGAGACCACCCTCAAGGACCTCACCGGCGACTTCACCAAGGGCCAGGTCAAGCTCTACTTCCAGGTCTACGACGTCAAGGGCCAGAACGCCTACACCAAGTTCAAGGGCCACACCCTCTCGAGGAGCTACATAAGGAGCCTCGTCAGGAGGAGAACCACCCGCGTTGACGGTATCTACAACGTCACCACCAAGGACGGCTACAAGCTCCGCGTCATGGGCATGGTCATCGCCTACCGCAGGATTCAGACCAGCCAGGAGAGGGCCATAAGGGAGATCATCAGGGACATCATCTACAAGAAGGCCGAGGAGCTTAACTACAAGGACTTCGTTCTTGAGGCCGTCAGCGGCAAGATGGCCGCCGAGATGGCCAAGGAAGCCAGGAAGATCTACCCGATCAAGAGGGCCGAGATCAGGAAGATCAAGGTTCTCGCCGAGCCGGAGGCCTGA
- a CDS encoding site-2 protease family protein, whose protein sequence is MSRGIYECVRCGHREVIDSSEPVLEKGCPECGGDMVLVGFEAGNPGATNEPAVSQRVPVHTVHPAALPPAVEAKLSEFYVVEPRGVEGNVFTFEVREILEGDFERVLRELEELGYWAALKRRGGKVLLYVFPAGEVKEDNRWLPWVFLIATIFTTFLAGYWLSLSYISLLDEYGLPGIRNPYVNALAFSISVMAILGTHELGHKIAAAYHGVRATMPYFIPFPSMLGTMGAVIRVKSPLPTRDAAIDLGVSGPIAGFLVAIPVSIIGLKLSVPIPISMVPPTEGGITFGENLFFMFIEKYVVTFPENSVVFLHPVAIAGWVGILVTFLNLIPAAQLDGGHIARAFLSERTHRYLTTAVGLVLIGMSFLWVGWLIWGILVLMMGAMGNPGALDEVSPISKKRIALALAALVLFILSATPAPISATG, encoded by the coding sequence ATGTCGAGGGGAATTTACGAGTGCGTCAGGTGCGGCCACAGGGAGGTCATCGATTCCAGCGAGCCGGTTCTGGAGAAGGGTTGCCCCGAGTGCGGCGGCGACATGGTTCTAGTGGGCTTTGAGGCAGGAAACCCCGGAGCCACGAACGAACCCGCCGTCTCTCAGCGTGTTCCCGTCCACACCGTTCATCCCGCGGCACTTCCGCCTGCCGTGGAGGCAAAGCTGAGTGAGTTCTACGTCGTCGAACCCCGCGGGGTCGAGGGCAACGTCTTCACATTTGAGGTCAGGGAGATTCTGGAGGGGGACTTTGAAAGGGTCCTGAGGGAGCTCGAGGAGCTCGGCTACTGGGCGGCCCTCAAGAGGCGCGGGGGGAAGGTTCTCCTCTACGTCTTTCCCGCCGGAGAGGTCAAGGAGGACAACCGCTGGCTTCCATGGGTCTTCTTAATCGCGACGATATTCACCACGTTCCTCGCCGGGTACTGGCTCTCCCTGAGCTACATCTCCCTCCTCGATGAATACGGCCTGCCGGGGATAAGAAACCCCTACGTCAACGCGCTGGCATTTTCAATAAGCGTCATGGCGATACTCGGAACCCACGAGCTGGGCCACAAGATAGCCGCAGCATACCACGGCGTCCGCGCCACGATGCCCTACTTCATCCCGTTCCCCAGCATGCTCGGAACGATGGGCGCTGTGATAAGGGTGAAATCCCCCCTGCCAACGAGGGACGCCGCCATCGACCTCGGCGTGAGCGGCCCGATAGCGGGTTTTCTCGTTGCCATCCCCGTCAGCATAATAGGATTAAAGCTGTCGGTCCCAATCCCCATCAGCATGGTGCCCCCAACGGAGGGAGGAATAACCTTCGGCGAGAACCTCTTTTTCATGTTCATTGAGAAGTACGTGGTGACGTTCCCCGAGAACAGCGTCGTGTTCCTCCATCCGGTAGCCATAGCGGGGTGGGTCGGAATACTGGTGACCTTCCTGAACCTCATCCCCGCGGCCCAGCTCGACGGGGGGCACATAGCGAGGGCGTTCCTCAGCGAGAGAACGCACCGCTACCTGACCACGGCCGTGGGGCTCGTGCTCATAGGCATGAGCTTCCTCTGGGTGGGATGGCTGATATGGGGAATCCTCGTCCTCATGATGGGGGCCATGGGCAACCCCGGCGCCCTCGACGAGGTGTCCCCGATATCGAAGAAGAGAATCGCCCTAGCGCTGGCGGCGCTGGTGCTCTTCATACTGTCCGCAACTCCGGCCCCGATAAGCGCTACCGGCTGA
- a CDS encoding class III signal peptide-containing protein has protein sequence MKRKAQGAIEYLFMIAAALVIVLIVWRQISGRGGQASQIADTAEASISNELSAEIQG, from the coding sequence ATGAAGAGGAAGGCCCAGGGTGCGATTGAGTACCTGTTTATGATCGCCGCTGCCCTGGTTATAGTTCTCATTGTCTGGAGGCAGATCAGCGGCAGGGGTGGCCAAGCCAGTCAGATTGCTGATACTGCTGAGGCTAGCATTAGTAACGAGCTTAGTGCGGAGATACAGGGCTGA
- a CDS encoding LAGLIDADG family homing endonuclease yields the protein MRTLRDLPPSEVERIQERARQLRESGMSYLRIARELAEEFKVSLSKATVLRWCKGTHNTFNRTKRVNLSPSPELAYIIGVYLGDASISNRNYQYRVRLKVVDKDFAESFEKALKSIGANPRTGFEHDSGRTDRWWVEVTNKELFMFLKGPKEHLFEIARVYPREFLRGFFDSEGSAIVYPNRARVEASNYDLEVLELCKELLERLGIHSKIYKTKRKGQTVVIRGKEYQYNSNLFTLRIYRQDSVYRYTVEVGFTIQRKQTQLLQYFKLLKHNNTKSFENMTKSTP from the coding sequence ATGCGAACCCTGAGGGACCTTCCACCTTCCGAAGTGGAGAGAATACAGGAACGCGCCCGCCAACTCCGTGAATCCGGAATGAGCTACTTAAGGATTGCAAGAGAATTGGCTGAGGAGTTCAAGGTTTCCCTCTCAAAGGCAACCGTGCTACGGTGGTGCAAGGGAACACACAACACCTTCAACAGAACAAAGCGTGTTAATTTAAGCCCCTCCCCCGAACTGGCGTATATAATCGGAGTTTATCTCGGTGATGCTTCCATCAGTAACAGGAATTACCAATACAGAGTCCGCCTGAAAGTCGTGGATAAAGATTTCGCCGAGAGTTTTGAGAAAGCGCTGAAATCAATAGGGGCAAATCCCAGAACCGGCTTTGAGCACGACAGTGGCAGAACAGACAGATGGTGGGTGGAAGTTACCAACAAGGAACTGTTCATGTTCTTAAAAGGGCCAAAGGAACACCTCTTTGAGATTGCCAGAGTGTATCCACGGGAATTTTTGAGGGGATTTTTTGACAGTGAAGGAAGTGCCATCGTTTACCCAAATAGGGCAAGAGTTGAGGCCAGCAACTACGACTTAGAAGTACTGGAGCTTTGCAAAGAGCTACTGGAACGACTCGGCATACATTCAAAAATCTACAAAACAAAGCGAAAAGGGCAAACTGTAGTTATACGCGGAAAGGAGTATCAATACAATTCGAACCTCTTTACCCTCAGGATATACCGACAGGACTCGGTATACAGGTACACGGTAGAAGTCGGGTTTACTATACAACGAAAACAAACCCAACTGCTACAATATTTCAAGCTGTTGAAACATAACAACACAAAAAGTTTTGAAAACATGACGAAAAGCACGCCATAG
- a CDS encoding aconitase X catalytic domain-containing protein, producing MYLTKEEELILAGEYGYALQKAMEILVALGEIYGADRLIPIKSAQIAGVSYKNIGDAGMEFLRDFVNAGAKVSVYTTLNPAGIGDDEFMEKQREVLELYRRMGIEITSTCTPYYGANLPKFGDHIAWSESSAVSFANSILGARTNREGGPSSLAAAIVGKTPNYGLHLDENRKATVIVNVDAEVETFVDYAALGYHLGRTLGNDVPYLKGLKPERTEFLKEMGAAMAASGSIALYHVEGETPEYRTAIAEELETITVEDSDIRAVREEFKDDWADIDMILIGCPHASLGEVKEIAELLRMRGRPLRIPLFITASGAVKALADALGYTEIIERYNGRIIADACFVVSPIKGWYSGIATNSGKSAFYFRSFGFHVRLDDAENLIREAP from the coding sequence ATGTATCTGACTAAAGAGGAGGAGCTGATTCTGGCGGGGGAGTACGGCTATGCCCTCCAGAAGGCGATGGAGATACTCGTCGCCCTCGGTGAAATTTACGGTGCCGATAGACTCATCCCGATAAAGAGCGCCCAGATTGCAGGCGTTTCCTACAAGAACATCGGCGATGCTGGGATGGAGTTCCTGAGGGACTTCGTCAATGCCGGCGCAAAGGTCAGCGTCTACACAACCCTCAACCCCGCGGGTATAGGCGACGATGAATTCATGGAGAAGCAGAGGGAAGTCCTCGAGCTCTACAGAAGGATGGGAATCGAGATCACCTCAACCTGCACCCCCTACTACGGTGCGAACCTTCCGAAGTTCGGCGACCACATAGCATGGAGCGAAAGCTCTGCCGTCAGCTTCGCCAACTCCATCCTGGGCGCAAGGACGAACAGAGAAGGCGGCCCCTCAAGCCTGGCCGCCGCGATAGTCGGCAAGACTCCCAACTACGGCCTCCATCTGGACGAGAACAGGAAAGCGACGGTGATTGTCAACGTTGACGCGGAGGTGGAGACCTTCGTTGACTACGCGGCCCTCGGCTACCACCTGGGCAGGACGCTCGGCAACGATGTGCCCTACCTCAAGGGGCTGAAACCCGAGAGAACCGAGTTCCTCAAGGAGATGGGGGCGGCGATGGCAGCGAGCGGGTCGATAGCGCTCTACCACGTGGAGGGCGAGACCCCCGAGTACCGCACCGCAATAGCGGAGGAACTTGAGACGATAACCGTTGAGGATTCCGATATTAGGGCCGTACGGGAGGAGTTCAAGGACGATTGGGCAGACATAGACATGATCCTCATCGGCTGCCCCCATGCATCCCTCGGCGAGGTGAAGGAGATTGCGGAGCTCCTCAGGATGCGCGGGAGGCCCCTCAGGATACCCCTGTTCATCACGGCAAGCGGCGCGGTCAAGGCTTTGGCCGATGCCCTCGGCTACACGGAGATAATAGAGCGCTACAACGGGAGAATAATAGCGGACGCCTGCTTCGTTGTCTCCCCGATAAAGGGATGGTATTCGGGTATAGCAACCAACAGCGGAAAATCCGCGTTTTACTTCCGCTCATTCGGGTTCCATGTCCGCCTCGACGATGCAGAGAACCTGATAAGGGAGGCGCCGTGA
- a CDS encoding SPOUT family RNA methylase produces the protein MKFLVKTQKGMEGVAANYIREALPDAEIWISPMGYYGLVIVETEDENAGEVMLGIPEIERVIPVLAEVPAELERIVETAEKVAPLIGENETFAVKTKRRGKHGFSSIDVNRELGAKVRELTGADVNLSWPDKVVRVEIIGDRAYVSVLPGEEFRKFTPDKKDARELFRKVTVVQMPYWGGLKVCRSFGEKIGRAAQAFEVKELIIAPKGKMDALELAEFIKGVRVGQESRHRIQRESYPWKVEKVPVSVWDLYQVVRDKRRDKRLLIITDPKGPTVAQVGEKLARDMFHAKEVVVFIGSREGIPRGLFRFADYVIDLAPYMTFATEHGIPAALVSLWEVYEEYAREREGKT, from the coding sequence GTGAAGTTTCTCGTGAAGACCCAGAAGGGTATGGAGGGTGTTGCGGCCAATTATATAAGGGAAGCACTTCCGGACGCGGAGATATGGATCTCCCCAATGGGCTACTACGGACTCGTCATCGTGGAGACTGAGGACGAGAACGCGGGCGAGGTGATGCTCGGCATTCCCGAGATCGAGAGGGTCATTCCCGTTCTCGCGGAGGTTCCGGCCGAGCTCGAGAGGATCGTTGAGACCGCCGAGAAGGTGGCCCCGCTCATAGGGGAAAACGAGACCTTCGCGGTGAAGACGAAGAGGCGCGGAAAGCACGGGTTCTCAAGCATCGACGTCAACAGGGAACTCGGGGCAAAGGTGCGCGAGCTCACGGGCGCCGACGTGAACCTCAGCTGGCCGGACAAGGTTGTTCGGGTCGAGATAATCGGAGACAGGGCATACGTTTCGGTTCTTCCGGGAGAGGAGTTCAGGAAGTTCACTCCCGACAAGAAGGACGCAAGGGAGCTCTTCCGCAAGGTCACCGTGGTTCAGATGCCGTACTGGGGAGGTCTTAAGGTCTGCCGCTCTTTCGGGGAGAAGATCGGAAGGGCCGCCCAGGCCTTTGAGGTGAAGGAGCTCATAATAGCCCCGAAGGGAAAGATGGATGCCCTCGAGCTGGCCGAGTTCATCAAGGGGGTCAGAGTTGGTCAGGAGAGCAGGCACAGAATACAGCGTGAGAGCTATCCCTGGAAGGTTGAGAAGGTTCCCGTCAGCGTGTGGGACCTTTACCAGGTGGTTCGCGACAAAAGGAGGGACAAAAGGCTCCTCATAATAACGGACCCCAAAGGCCCAACCGTGGCGCAGGTTGGAGAGAAACTTGCGCGCGACATGTTCCACGCGAAGGAGGTTGTCGTGTTCATCGGGTCCCGTGAGGGTATCCCGAGGGGCCTCTTCAGGTTCGCGGATTACGTGATCGATCTTGCCCCGTACATGACCTTCGCCACAGAGCACGGCATTCCTGCGGCACTCGTGTCCCTCTGGGAGGTTTACGAGGAATACGCGCGGGAGAGGGAGGGAAAAACCTGA
- a CDS encoding DHH family phosphoesterase: protein MDKGAFLERAREGAELIKMHIELGHTIRIVSHRDADGITAGAILARAVAREGGTFQLSIVKQVSEELIKDLAAEKHRIYVFSDLGSGSMGLIEKYLEGATVVVADHHPPEKESFSTESHVLVNPVPFGANSVRDLSGSGVAYFVAREMNEKNRDLAYIALVGAVGDMQEIDGTFQGMNMDIIEDGKGLGILEIRKELRLFGRESRPLRQMLAYSTHPEIPEVTGDERKAIEWLRAKGFDPDMKYWQLREEEKRKLHDALVIHLIKHGAPKEAIDRLIGDVVVSPLYPEGDPRHEAREFATLLNATGRLNAGTLGVAICLGDEDAYRKARKMLDDYKREQIEARKFIIQNWSMADEGEHAYVFYAGRSIRDTLVGIAANIAINAGLVDPEKPVVVLADSDEDESLVKGSARTTEKALAKGYHLGDALREVAEKLGGEGGGHAIAAGIRFPRDRIEEFIRLFNEALGKQVGGKPSED, encoded by the coding sequence GTGGATAAAGGGGCGTTTTTGGAGCGGGCCAGGGAAGGCGCCGAACTGATCAAGATGCACATTGAGTTAGGGCACACCATCCGCATAGTCTCCCACCGCGACGCTGACGGCATAACCGCCGGGGCGATCCTGGCAAGGGCCGTTGCGCGCGAGGGCGGAACCTTCCAGCTCAGCATCGTCAAACAGGTGAGCGAGGAACTCATCAAGGACCTGGCCGCTGAAAAGCACAGGATATACGTCTTCAGCGACCTGGGGAGCGGCTCGATGGGTCTCATCGAGAAGTATCTTGAAGGCGCCACGGTCGTTGTTGCTGACCACCACCCGCCCGAGAAGGAGAGCTTCTCCACAGAGTCCCACGTTCTCGTTAACCCAGTCCCCTTCGGCGCCAACAGCGTCCGTGATCTCAGCGGTTCGGGCGTTGCCTACTTCGTCGCCAGGGAGATGAACGAGAAGAACCGTGATCTGGCCTATATCGCCCTCGTCGGTGCAGTCGGTGACATGCAGGAGATAGACGGCACGTTCCAAGGCATGAACATGGACATAATAGAGGATGGAAAGGGTCTCGGCATCCTGGAGATCCGGAAGGAGCTTCGCCTCTTCGGACGCGAAAGCCGGCCTCTGCGCCAGATGCTGGCCTACTCCACCCATCCGGAGATTCCCGAGGTAACCGGCGATGAGCGGAAGGCCATAGAGTGGCTCCGCGCCAAGGGCTTCGACCCGGACATGAAATACTGGCAGCTCCGCGAGGAGGAGAAGCGGAAGCTACACGATGCACTTGTGATACATCTCATCAAGCACGGCGCCCCGAAGGAGGCCATAGATCGACTCATCGGGGACGTGGTGGTAAGCCCGCTCTATCCCGAGGGCGACCCGAGGCACGAGGCGAGGGAGTTCGCCACGCTCCTCAACGCCACCGGCAGACTGAACGCCGGGACGCTGGGAGTTGCGATATGCCTCGGCGACGAGGATGCCTACAGGAAGGCCAGAAAGATGCTTGACGACTACAAGCGGGAACAGATAGAGGCCAGGAAGTTCATAATCCAGAACTGGAGCATGGCGGATGAGGGGGAGCACGCCTACGTCTTCTACGCGGGCAGGAGCATCCGGGACACTCTCGTCGGCATCGCCGCCAACATAGCGATAAACGCCGGACTGGTTGACCCAGAGAAGCCGGTCGTGGTGCTGGCCGACAGTGACGAGGACGAGAGCCTCGTGAAGGGCTCCGCAAGGACAACCGAGAAAGCCCTGGCGAAGGGCTACCACCTCGGCGATGCACTGCGCGAGGTCGCGGAGAAGCTTGGCGGAGAGGGCGGAGGGCATGCGATAGCCGCTGGAATCCGCTTCCCGAGGGACAGGATCGAGGAGTTCATCAGGCTCTTCAACGAGGCCCTTGGAAAGCAGGTGGGGGGAAAACCCAGTGAGGATTGA
- a CDS encoding 30S ribosomal protein S15, protein MARIHARKRGKSGSKRPPRTAPPTWVEYTAEEVEGLVVKLRKEGYSAAMIGTILRDQYGIPSVKLVTGKKITKILEENGLAPNIPEDLMALIRKAVKLRKHLEMHPKDKHSRRGLQLTESKIRRLVKYYRRTGKLPAKWRYDPEQAKLLVR, encoded by the coding sequence ATGGCAAGGATACACGCGAGAAAGAGGGGTAAATCAGGTTCTAAGAGGCCACCGAGGACCGCTCCGCCGACCTGGGTCGAGTACACGGCGGAGGAGGTCGAGGGGCTCGTTGTTAAGCTCAGGAAGGAAGGCTACAGCGCTGCCATGATAGGAACCATCCTCAGGGACCAGTACGGAATCCCGAGCGTCAAGCTCGTCACCGGCAAGAAGATAACCAAGATCCTTGAGGAGAACGGCCTCGCGCCGAACATCCCGGAGGACCTCATGGCTCTCATCAGGAAGGCCGTCAAGCTCAGGAAGCACCTCGAGATGCACCCGAAGGACAAGCACTCAAGGCGCGGTCTCCAGCTCACCGAGAGCAAGATCAGGCGCCTCGTCAAGTACTACCGCAGGACCGGCAAGCTTCCGGCCAAGTGGCGCTACGATCCGGAGCAGGCCAAGCTCCTGGTCCGCTGA
- a CDS encoding KEOPS complex subunit Pcc1 — MRIDARVEMVWHYGDPKRAEAIARSLEVDNASIPSGLKKSLNVLTRWENGDVITKVKYSGEIETLIKALDDLVFSIKIAEDVTEKV, encoded by the coding sequence GTGAGGATTGACGCCAGGGTGGAGATGGTCTGGCACTACGGCGATCCGAAGAGGGCGGAGGCCATAGCCCGGTCCCTCGAGGTGGACAACGCCAGCATTCCTAGTGGCCTAAAGAAAAGTTTAAATGTGCTGACCCGATGGGAAAATGGGGACGTCATAACAAAGGTTAAATACTCGGGTGAGATTGAAACACTCATCAAAGCGCTGGACGATTTGGTGTTTTCAATCAAAATCGCCGAAGATGTGACCGAAAAGGTGTGA